ACAAAAACTTGGGTTGGAGGGCGGGAATTGTGCTGAGGATAGCAGGGATTGCTCGAATTCTGGAAGGGTCTATCGGCTTGCAAATTAAAGCTATTAGTAATTGCAAATCTGGGATGCATTGTGCTGAATTGCATGATAAAGCTACTATATGGCAAAAAGAAGCACACAGCGGAGGATTTGGTTGGCCGAATTGCAAATTGAAGCTATTACTAGTTGCAACTTAGGATGTACAAATAAAATCCTACTAATCAATTGAGCAATTGTTTTATGTTAGCCGAATTGCAAATTAAAGCTACTAGTAGTTGCAACTTAGGATGTACAAAAAAAGGCTGGAAAACTCTATGGTCTGCCTACACTTGCAACCTGGCATAATAAAATTGGTTTGCAAATTACCAAGACTTTGGATTGCAAAACTTAATGTTGTCTGATTGTAAAGGTatcgatgatttttttttcctgcagGATCCTAATATAGCCCCTGTGTTTGTGCCAAGAGTGAAGCAGGTGTTCCCTACAAAGAACGATGCATAAATGTTTTATAGGGACTATGCGAAGCTAGCTGGGCTTAGTATAAGGACAGCCAGAACTAGCAAAGAAACCAATCATTGGGTGTGCTCTAGGGAGGGGTGGCATGAAGGTAAAAAGGGGGAAGAGCCCAACAAGACGGAAAAGGGATCAAAAAGATGCGGCTGCCCTGCATATGTcaaagtaaagcatgacaagaagTAGGGGTAGTGGTACTTTGATCATGTGCATGAAGCCCACAATCACAAACTAGAACCATCTCCTAGAATGACAAGATACATGCCTGCACACAAGAACATGGAGGAAGGCATGTGTGACATATTCAATATAATGACAAGAAATAGGGTTCCACATCAAGCAGCATTGAATGTGATGGCAGATCTGTATGATGGTCGGCATATGTGGGGTTTTACGTAGGACATAAAAAATATGTAGGTGCTGATGGTTTTTTTTAAACCGTAACTCAATTGCAACATCCCCCACTGCATTTGTTTTACGTTCCTGagcttatttttttaaaaaaatgcttaCAGGAAGGCGGAGAAAGTTAGGGAGGAAAGAGACGATGATCTTAACAAGCTTCTGCAATTCTTCAGGGAGTGTAAGGAGAACAATGAGCACTTCTACTGGGATGTGGATGCAGATCCAAAAACTAGGTTGCTGAAAAACATATTCTGGAGCCATGCAAGCCAGAGGGCTGAGTACAGAGACTTTGGAGATGTCATTACATTTGACATGACACACAAAACAAACAGCAAGCACATGCCGCTAGCCATGTTTGTTGGGGCAAATAATAACTTGAAGAATGTATCATTCGGGAAAGCAATGATTGGTGATGAAACAACTGGATCATTCAAGTGGTTGTTTGAGACCTTCAAGAACTGCATGGGTGGTCGGCAGCCTTATGTGATCCTAACAGGTGTGCCCCCCCTAATTCTTATGTAATATGCTGATTGCaaatttcatagtatttggttaCAAAAATATGTAATATGCTGATTGCAAAACTTCATAGTCTCTGGTTGCAAATATTAGTTTATACTGGATTGCAAAACTGTGTGACCGACACTATCCACCCCTGGTTTACTGTCTACTGCCAGATGAGGATCCAGCTATGAGGCAAGCAATAGGGATGGTACTTGACAGAACACAACATAGAAACTGTCGCTGGCACATCCTGAGGCTGTGGGAGTATGAGCTGGACCACCTGTACGTCCAACACAAGAATAAGAATTTGAAAGAAAGATTGGAATCTTTGATAAATTATCCACTTGGGCCAATGCAATTCGAGATCGAAAGGATAAGGCTAGTTCATGAATGTGGCATTGCTGAAAACCCCGCAATAAAAGTCCTGTGGGATAAGAGGGAGAGGTGGATAGTAGCTTACTTCAAGGGGATGTACTGTGGGAGAATGACATCGACACAAAGATCAGAAAGCCAAAACAAGGTCCTTAAAGATGGCTATGTTAATGAGAGTACAAGCATGCACATGTTTGCTAAAAGGATGCTGGACACACTTCGACATGCAGACCACATGGATGCCGGCGAGACACACTACGCCCAGGTAAGTTGGGGAAATATATGAGAAGTATGATAATTGCAACAAATACTGCTTCATAGTTGCTACGCTGTCCATATGCTGAGTGCAAAAAATGGGTAATTGGTGATTCAGGCTGAGCTGGTGCGAGCGTGCAAagcaaaatttgatgagcagCTAAGCAGGCTATACACAAGGGCTGTAtaccaagagtacaagaagcAATACAATAATAGTACAACATTTGTGACTGAGCCTAATCCAGATCCAAGAGTGAAGAATGGATGGCTGGTGAAGCATGAAAATGGGGAAGGGAGTTTTTGTTGGGCCCAACATGAATTCAAGGTGGTTGCAGATAAGGAAGCTGGTGAATACAGCTGTGAATGCAAACAGTGGGAACATATAGGTATGATGCTTCTGATGTTGTGCCCCCACACCCTTGTCAATTGCAAACTTGGTGTCTGTGAAGTTGCAAATTTTATTGAACACAAAAGAA
The Panicum virgatum strain AP13 chromosome 6N, P.virgatum_v5, whole genome shotgun sequence genome window above contains:
- the LOC120678495 gene encoding protein FAR1-RELATED SEQUENCE 5-like isoform X1; protein product: MKAEKVREERDDDLNKLLQFFRECKENNEHFYWDVDADPKTRLLKNIFWSHASQRAEYRDFGDVITFDMTHKTNSKHMPLAMFVGANNNLKNVSFGKAMIGDETTGSFKWLFETFKNCMGGRQPYVILTDEDPAMRQAIGMVLDRTQHRNCRWHILRLWEYELDHLYVQHKNKNLKERLESLINYPLGPMQFEIERIRLVHECGIAENPAIKVLWDKRERWIVAYFKGMYCGRMTSTQRSESQNKVLKDGYVNESTSMHMFAKRMLDTLRHADHMDAGETHYAQAELVRACKAKFDEQLSRLYTRAVYQEYKKQYNNSTTFVTEPNPDPRVKNGWLVKHENGEGSFCWAQHEFKVVADKEAGEYSCECKQWEHIGLFCMHIIRAFTELQVRKIPEKYILKRYTHDAREEVMWDRHDGVRIGAQASKEQCRMSKLLPKLMRLGKVGSKSDRAYEETNRQLDKITPGIELFPISADDESSDPAPSSNGSAVTSGGADTNSPPSSALLHAGVLQIEPPVSRTKGRAWKTKEK